In Poecile atricapillus isolate bPoeAtr1 chromosome 12, bPoeAtr1.hap1, whole genome shotgun sequence, one DNA window encodes the following:
- the LAS1L gene encoding ribosomal biogenesis protein LAS1L, with amino-acid sequence MAARAGPASRRGRPTSSPARKRLNPLRTVVAWRGRAEWDQVMVGLYCGDSRLQQDALDRVSAWKSRYGPKMPLAVDCTAELICCKVLDSSGRLKSHELILSYGLALVRFVNLITERKQKMVSISLRQLAREVDIPVWIVDLRHELTHGKLPRLALCRKGCDVVLDWLRKMYWNRQLGNNLCEENEYEDEEEEQEEVEANEVLDNDAWEIRTPQHEAHEKHKEFHEKVRDVLISYKNEQFRVMQTMPSVSKSQELWLESSSEMDWILAQIKDLTQENRDTVAEALLSDGFLIPSMDCLKMLNIKYEENKDEWQFKIPSIFYCFWHPLLSGLLSRSFTQVLIEKMFIELKECSDSSELRPQFLINWISELLAGIAKVNNGKKKQQCNKQVSARDLFIRKVTLQWIKLTDICLQAPCWATPHLLQMIFAVMRPRLSRSSRKKLLYLVSIYIEGGDPLSSPGLSSDGSEQQIYTLENLQWRARQENQVKNQGQTVEEQEDVPEGDNGAEEMEEEEEEMVTETNPLEGLDHSRTMVAIAEKRAALQGSPWQITADEVRWKDFPLGKLPGQTDDPDGLMLDNYSMMSLLDQPVRDEWKSLNTNSAELNIPMPGGLLWTQNDFHKIKSGLQLF; translated from the exons ATGGCGGCCCGCGCGGGCCCGGCCTCACGCCGCGGCCGGCCCACCTCATCCCCGGCCCGCAAGCGGCTGAACCCGCTGAGGACGGTGGTGGCGTGGAGGGGCCGGGCGGAGTGGGACCAGGTGATGGTGGGGCTCTACTGCGGGGACagccggctgcagcaggacgCGCTGGACCGCGTCTCGGCGTGGAAGAGCCG gTATGGTCCAAAAATGCCTCTTGCAGTGGACTGCACGGCAGAACTGATTTGCTGTAAGGTCCTCGATTCATCTGGCAGATTGAAATCACATGAGCTCATCCTTTCTTATGGGCTTGCACTTGTAAG ATTTGTCAACTTGAtcacagaaaggaaacagaagatGGTCAGCATTTCTCTGAGACAATTAGCCAGAGAG GTGGACATCCCTGTGTGGATTGTGGACCTCCGTCACGAGCTGACGCACGGGAAGCTGCCACGGCTGGCCCTGTGCCGCAAGG GTTGTGATGTTGTGCTGGACTGGCTACGAAAGATGTATTGGAACCGTCAGCTGGGCAATAACTTGTGTGAAGAAAACGAGtatgaggatgaggaagaagaaCAGGAAGAAGTGGAAGCAAATGAAGTGTTGGACAATGATGCATGGGAGATTCGAACCCCACAGCATGAGGCCCATGAGAAGCACAAGGAATTCCATG AAAAAGTCAGAGATGTTCTGATATCTTACAAGAATGAGCAGTTCCGG gTTATGCAGACTATGCCATCTGTTTCAAAGTCTCAAGAATTGTGGCTTGAGTCCTCTTCAGAAATGGACTGGATTTTGGCTCAGATCAAAGACCTGACACAGGAAAACAG GGACAcagtggctgaagctcttctcAGTGATGGTTTTCTCATCCCAAGCATGGATTGTCTGAAGATGCTAAATATCAAGTATGAAG aaaataaagaCGAATGGCAATTCAAAATTCCCTCGATATTTTACTGCTTTTGGCATCCTTTGCTGTCAGGCCTCCTTTCACGAAGTTTTACACAGGTCCTAATAGAGAAAATGTTTATAGAGCTGAAGGAATGTTCTGACTCTTCAGAACTCCGGCCTCAGTTCTTGATCAACTGGATTTCTGAGTTGCTGGCTGGCATTGCCAAAGTAAATAATG ggaagaaaaaacaacaatgTAACAAGCAGGTGTCTGCGAGGGACCTGTTCATCCGTAAAGTTACTTTGCAGTGGATAAAACTGACTGACATTTGCTTGCAAGCTCCCTGTTGGGCAACTCCACATCTTCTTCAGAT gATCTTTGCAGTCATGAGACCTCGCTTGTCACGTTCTTCTCGGAAGAAGCTTCTCTATCTTGTTTCCATTTACATAGAAGGAGGAGACCCTTTGTCCAGTCCAGGACTCTCTTCAGACGGCAGTGAACAGCAAATTTATACTCTAGAGAACTTACAGTGGAGAGCCAGGCAAGAAAATCAGGTTAAAAATCAAGGACAGACTGTAGAGGAACAAGAAGATGTGCCAGAGGGAGACAATGGTGCAGAGGAaatggaagaagaggaagaggagatggTGACTGAAACAAATCCTTTGGAAGGACTTGATCATTCTCGTACCATGGTGGCCATTGCTGAGAAAAgggcagcactgcaggggtCCCCTTGGCAGATCACTGCAG ATGAAGTACGATGGAAAGACTTTCCTCTTGGGAAACTCCCAGGTCAGACAGATGATCCTGATGGTCTCATGTTGGATAATTATTCTATGATGTCCCTGCTTGATCAGCCAGTGAGGGATGAGTGGAAGTCTCTCAATACAAA ctctgcagaatTGAATATTCCCATGCCAGGAGGATTATTATGGACCCAGAATGACttccataaaataaaaagtggcCTTCAACTTTTCTGA
- the ZC3H12B gene encoding probable ribonuclease ZC3H12B — MTAWSMVGKLKMEKRHSREDRNVEQDAGECSAESEEWTSSESEPEQPYFRSSTQWREKEVSTKPHRPLCRSPCLDRPSFSQSSITQDLKLDECKTNLDKEYQAKMDFALKLGYAGDQIQAVLNKLGADALINDVLAELVRLGNKSESEGQSTASSTTGTLVPRGPCPKEIASPELSLEDEVVDNSDNLRPIVIDGSNVAMSHGNKEGFSCRGIQLAVDWFLEKGHKDITVFVPAWRKEQSRPDAPITDQEILRKLEKEKILVFTPSRRVQGRRVVCYDDRFIVKLAFDSDGIIVSNDNYRDLQNEKPEWKKFIEERLLMYSFVNDKFMPPDDPLGRHGPSLENFLRKRPVIPEHKKQPCPYGKKCTYGHKCKYYHPERANQPQRSVADELRISAKLSAVKTMSEGALAKCGTGPSSSKGEISSEVKRIAPKRQSDPSIRSVAVEPEEKLSAARKSEASSVPSLVSALSVPTLPPPKSHAAGALNTRSASSPVPGSSQFVHQKSSLEHMSSVQYPPILVTNSHGTSVSYVDQYPKYESLGDHGYYSLLSDFSNLSISSIRNSDYYGADMDQGMYSRNSSPCPDNCLSHTSNDSYSSYNDLYLGVADASPEDNVKSHRLPSKNRLQPFPHGYHEALNRGQSYGTEEPKQSLRKQSVSHLGLHAQHPVVGARSSCPGEYPVPQNVHPSTAQPSRALVMTRMDSISDSRLYESNPTRQRRPPLCREQHASWDPLPCASDSYTYHSYPLSNNLMQPCYEPVMVRSMPEKMEQLWRNPWIGICGEPREPHIIPEHQYQTYKNLCNIFPPSVVLSVMEKNPHMTDAQQLAAMIVAKLRTGR; from the exons ATGACGGCCTGGTCTATGGTAGGGAAGCTGAAAATGGAGAAGAGGCACTCCAGAGAAGACAGAAATGTGGAACAAGATGCGGGGGAATGCAGTGCTGAATCTGAGGAATGGACGAGCTCAGAAAGTGAGCCTGAGCAACCATACTTCAGAAGCAGTACTCAGtggagagaaaaggaggtttCCACCAAACCGCATCGGCCGCTCTGCCGGTCCCCGTGTCTGGATCGCCCAAGTTTTTCACAGAGCAGTATCACACAAGACTTGAAGCTAGATGAATGCAAAACAAATTTGGACAAGGAATACCAAGCTAAAATGGATTTTGCTTTAAAGCTTGGGTATGCAGGAGATCAGATCCAGGCTGTACTGAATAAGTTGGGAGCAGATGCGCTCATCAATGATGTTCTAGCAGAGCTTGTGAGACTTGGCAACAAAAGTGAATCAGAGGGACAAAGCACTGCCAGCAGTACCACTGGTACTCTGGTGCCAAGAGGCCCTTGCCCAAAGGAAATAGCAAGCCCTGAATTGTCACTGGAAGATGAAGTGGTGGATAACAGTGATAACTTGAGGCCAATTGTCATTGATGGAAGCAATGTCGCTATGAG CCATGGGAACAAAGAAGGATTTTCCTGCCGGGGAATTCAACTAGCAGTTGATTGGTTTCTGGAAAAAGGACATAAAGATATCACTGTGTTTGTACCTGCATGGAGAAAAGAACAGTCTCGACCTGATGCACCAATTACAG ATCAAGAAATCTTACGTAaattggagaaagaaaaaattcttgttTTCACCCCATCTCGAAGAGTTCAGGGAAGAAGAGTAGTTTGCTATGATGACCGATTCATAGTAAAACTTGCTTTTGACTCGGATGGCATCATTGTGTCAAACGATAACTATCGGGATcttcaaaatgaaaaaccaGAATGGAAGAAGTTCATAGAGGAGCGGCTGCTAATGTACTCTTTTGTGAATGACAA ATTTATGCCTCCAGATGATCCTTTAGGACGCCATGGTCCAAGCCTTGAAAATTTCTTAAGGAAAAGGCCAGTTATTCCTGAACATAAGAAACAACCGTGTCCTTATG GTAAAAAGTGCACCTATGGGCACAAATGTAAATATTACCACCCAGAACGTGCAAACCAGCCTCAAAGGTCAGTAGCGGATGAGCTTCGAATAAGTGCCAAATTATCTGCTGTGAAAACTATGAGTGAGGGAGCCTTGGCCAAATGTGGCACAGGGCCATCCAGCTCCAAAGGAGAAATCAGTTCTGAAGTGAAACGCATTGCCCCAAAACGCCAGTCAGATCCAAGCATTAGGTCAGTAGCTGTGGAGCCTGAGGAAAAGTTATCAGCAGCCCGGAAGTCCGAGGCCAGCTCTGTCCCGTCTCTGGTTTCTGCATTAAGTGTACCAACGCTCCCTCCACCAAAAAGCCATGCAGCTGGTGCATTAAATACTCGTTCTGCAAGCAGTCCGGTGCCAGGTTCCTCACAGTTCGTACATCAGAAATCCTCACTGGAACATATGTCCAGTGTGCAATATCCTCCTATACTAGTCACCAATAGCCATGGCACCTCAGTTAGCTATGTTGACCAGTATCCCAAATATGAGTCACTGGGGGACCATGGCTATTACTCCTTACTCAGTGATTTCTCCAACTTAAGCATAAGTAGTATCCGTAACTCAGATTATTACGGGGCTGATATGGACCAGGGGATGTATTCTAGAAACTCAAGCCCCTGTCCTGACAATTGCTTAAGCCATACAAGTAATGATTCTTATTCCTCTTACAATGACTTGTATCTGGGTGTAGCAGATGCCAGTCCAGAAGACAATGTGAAGAGCCACAGACTGCCATCGAAAAATCGTcttcagcctttccctcatGGTTACCATGAAGCCTTAAATAGAGGTCAGAGTTACGGAACTGAAGAGCCTAAGCAATCCCTTCGGAAACAGTCAGTTTCCCACTTAGGCCTCCATGCCCAGCATCCCGTTGTTGGAGCACGGTCCAGTTGTCCAGGAGAATACCCTGTGCCTCAAAATGTTCATCCATCAACTGCACAACCAAGCCGTGCCTTGGTGATGACAAGAATGGACAGTATTTCTGACTCACGGCTTTATGAAAGTAACCCTACAAGGCAGAGGCGACCACCTCTCTGCCGAGAGCAGCACGCCAGCTGGGATCCATTACCCTGTGCATCAGACTCGTACACTTACCACTCGTATCCACTGAGTAACAACCTCATGCAGCCATGTTATGAACCTGTCATGGTAAGAAGCATGCCTGAGAAGATGGAGCAACTCTGGAGAAATCCCTGGATTGGGATATGTGGTGAGCCACGGGAACCTCATATCATCCCAGAACATCAGTATCAAACATACAAGAACCTCTGCAATATTTTTCCTCCAAGCGTTGTCCTTTCTGTGATGGAAAAGAATCCCCACATGACAGATGCACAACAGCTGGCAGCTATGATTGTTGCCAAATTAAGAACAGGGCGTTAG